The Mytilus edulis chromosome 5, xbMytEdul2.2, whole genome shotgun sequence genomic interval GTCTTTAACAGTGCTTTTTCtgaaaaattttcttaaaatttgttgGAATAGAAAGAAAAATTCAAGGCAGGTTGGGAGGTAGAAAACACAACTATATATTTTAGCcacaacatatttaaaaaaatcaattgatcCAAAGTTTTTGTTTTAGGAGGGATATAATGTAGTCTTCTGTCTTCTGCCGTTTGGTCTCATTTACTCTTCAAATACAGTTTGTATCAATTATTACGTCAACATATACTCTCGAATACCATTTTTTACGAAGTCTCTAAATAACTGTTCGGAATGCTTCATCTTATACATTAAGGCATTAGAAACCGCATGTTCAGTATCGGCAACTGTTATCATTTCAATAAAACGTCCAAGTGATGTTAATCCTCTTATGGCAGGATTTATATCTAAACctgtaaaaacaagaatgtgaaATGTCATTCATTTATATGAGAACAAAACATTGAGGATTTGCATAATCATTAACATATCTTGTGTTATATGAAGCAAATTATTCATTGCCTTAATACACAATTTGACAGCAACTACTTTTCTTTTATTAAGTAGATTAGAATGATTTATTCACTGTAGATAACAAATGAATAGatgtgttaaaaataaattaatgctAGTATTaatctaaaattttgtaaacgatGAAATAAATATAGACAGCTGCTTGTTAAGGTCATATATCGGTATCAACATTGAACGGAACATTGCAATGTAAGGCATACAATGTGATTATTATAAAATGCAGCTgttcaatagaaataacaattttgtattttctcatCAACATACAAAACAAAGCTTGAAATAATTTTGCGATGATAAGAAATAAGTCTTCAACTGTAAAAATGTTATATAGCAAGTCTTAATTTCCCTCTGATAATATTTCATGAAAATGAACTTCCATGACCGATTTCTAAATGCTTGTATTCACAAATAAAGACCCTTCACAACGGTAATCTCCCATTGCATTCCTTAGATTAAATACATGTGCAAGTACAGACAATGTGCAATAGTCACTTAAACGACATGATCTTAGAGATGTGGGATTTAACGAAATTCCGAGAGTTACGTTATGCATTGAACATAAATATATGATCATCAAATTTAAAAGTTCAGTAAGGAGTAACATGATTGAGATTTCGAATGATATTGGCAGATAGATGTTCAGTGACATTCAAGTAAGATCAATTTTAGAATATAGAGTTTTCTTTCAAGCATTATGTCACTGTAACAATCAACAACTACGTGTAACAGGTGGTTATCCAATATTGCCAACTCAACGTATCCCTTAACGGCAATATCGAAACCAAAACGAATTTAAAGAAGTGTCCGTTTGTTTGTGcaagatgtataaatacgcaaTCATTTCAGTGCGGAACGAGAGAGTAACGTATGTCGCCTCGCGAAGGGAGAGTGCATCACTCTATGCATGTTTaagaacattaacaaaaataaaagaacgAGCTACATTGGAAATCATTGTTGTTCGTGTGTTCTCCACCTAAATCTGCATGAGATTGTTTAACACTGAAGAGGTATCTATCAACTAGCATCAATCTTCCTATGTATTAACGTTATCGCCGTACGAATATGCCTTAGTATGTCATGTGAAACTGAAAGTATGCCCATTTGTTTGGAAGTTATCCAGATCTACTCTTTGATTGTTTAGTCTTGAAGGAACGACTACGTTATGACTTTAGTAATATCATGACAGGTTTGATTTGTTCCGTAAAAAACACCTGCATGTGCTTGTTCTACTAAAATTGCTCGTTTAAagtatataaaagagggacgaaagataccgaagggacagtcaaactcataaatctaaaacaaactgacaacgtcatggctaaaaataaaaaagacaaacagaaaaacaatagtacacacgacacaacatagaaaactaaagaataaacaacacgaaccccaccaaaaactaggggtgatctcaggtgctccggaagggtaagcagatcctgctccacatgtggcacccgtcgtgttgcttaagtgattacaaatccggtaaatagtctaattcggtaggtcatattcatgaaagggaaggggattgtagttacgacgtaaggaacatatccgatatcatttgtgaaacggttattccataacggtcaaccaactcgtgatggcgtccgtaaaatttacgaagggatataAAAGGTGCACTTCCTGTTTTGCCTAATACTGAAAGCGCATTattgatgtaattgtaaaatgaaacatttaagattttgtttgttttgctatGGTTTTTTCCATTGTTCCCTTTTCGACTTTGtgagtgtttttttattttcagttttggaTCTTTCGTCTGTTTTTAAGCACGTTCTGTGATCAATTGGTCACTGTAATGAAATTTGTGAAATCATGTATATTGCAGACGTTTTACAATTAAAGGTTTACGTATCCTTGAAGATGGTAGATCTTCACACTTATTTCGAACGTGCTAATGATGTAAGATTCCTATTGATCTCTACCTCAACATCCCTATGTTTTGTATATAGTTCTACTATAATTACCAATTAAAATATCGAATAAATACGTCAATTAAACTTGAATATACCTAACGTTATTGTTATCTTGTTTATTCGATCGAGGTGTCTTCTCACATCAACTAACGACTTAATAGCCATGAACACAATGGAAATGTTTAGTGCCAATACATGTTGATTTCATAGAACCAGAAAAACTTTCGTAATGATCCAATATCGTTAATGTGAATTGCTGCAATAACTTGGCAGCAGACGCATAACTTCAGTTAGTTAACGAACTACATATAAAGTtagatttttttagtttaattaaTGATCAGTATGAGCATCCAACAAGATTACTTCTAATTCTATTAGATTTATATTCAAATCTAAGATGActcaaaatgaattatttggacCCTGATGTTACATTTATTTTAACCTTAACCTGATTAAGTTCTAGCTTTAGAGTTTTCAGCGCTGTGGTTTTCcattttgttatttaaagaaTAAATTAGATATTCTATCTATTCTGATCAGATATTTGCCTTGCCTATTTTTACAGACAAATGATTGATTTTTCTTACTTTTGTGTGAATTTGAATTTTGACATGTATAACGTTTGTGCAACCGAAATGGTTTTCAGTCTGCGAACATACTTTAAAAGCACAACATGTTTACATAACCGACTATTTATCTGAAACGATCATTTTGATCTAAACAGACTGAACAATAAACTATTTAGTCATTTCCAGAAGTTCGATTAATTTCCAGACTTTTCAACTGCGTTATTGTAATACTGTTCAGACATTCTGTTTGTAGTCAATTAAGATCTCTTCAGTTTATGTTTAGACTATTAGTACTTGTTATTCACCTGTTTACATCATATTACATACTTAAACTACTGAACAATTCAGAATTGACTGCAAGTAAATTGCAAGTAAATTGTACTGACTTTACCTTTGTTCTCCTCTTaatatatttaatgcgtttccctcagttttagtttgttacccgtattttgttttttgtccatggatttatgagttttgaacagcggtatactactgttgcctttatttaccgtAGTAGACAAGTATAATAATTGACCGAAAGACAGAAGGTGATTGAATATTTGTGTGTGTAGgctttttaaataatgtttagaTAATAATAATCCGTTTAAGAGTGAAATTTATTACAAGTGATATGTAAAAGCAAAGtcttaaattaaatatattgtgtATGTCAAGGAAAGGAACATTCTACTTATATACATGGTAGTCTAGAGTAAAATCCCGTATGTAATCTCTCAACAGGAACAATAATTCAGTCATTGCAAGGTCTTTGTAACCCAGGCGAGGCGAGGCGAGGTATCGGTAACACTTATTGTAATTTGAGACTACTGTCTCAGTTTACATGTTCGttgttatattgttatattttaaatgaaatgttttcttttatgtttattattcGCTTCTTCTCCAAAAAACGTATAGAGTTATTTGTGCCAGTGGAGGATTCCGGAATTGTCGCATACTGCAATGTGTAATCTTTTTACGATTTTgtgtaggatctgcttacccattcggagcacatgagatcacccctattttttggtggggttcgtgttgtttattctttagttttctatgctgtgtcatgtgtactattgtttatgtgtttttccttttcgtttttagccatggcgtttattttcgatttatgagtttgactgtccctctggtatctttcgtccctcttttataatctTAACGCGTTTTATGGAGATTTGCAATGTTTCTACTCTGATAATTTGTAATTCTAGCTAACGATTGTAAATCTCGTCCTGACTTTTAATACTTATGTAAAAATTGATGCCTAAATGCGAGTAATGAAAATTAACCGTCGTTCTCTCCAAGGGTTAAAAATTTATGAATCATTTCGGACACAACCAAAGATAAATATTTATACTATGACTATTACACATACTAGTTTATCCGTAATGCCAAATGTCTTAAGTTTCACCGAACCCATCGACGTTGTGATATTTTTAGATAGGAATTAGATAAATGGTTTACGTATTcacattcaaaatataaataatgtatgTGACATTGACGACAGCAGCGCGTATAAATCCAATTACTTTCAGGTTTGATTACGTCAAATAtaaggaaaaaatataaattgaaaccTCTATTTTACTTCTCACtaattaaactatattttcgttGTCTATTTTCCAACCTGAAATAGATCTTTGTTGCAAATGAGCcgaatatatacaaatgtattccGATCGTGACTAGGGTCTAATTAATTTTTACAGAAAGATAAAGGTAATGTTGCAGCAACGTGATTTATTAAACAAGAAACATCAGAGATCATTAGGAAAGTGCTATTCGAAACACAAACTTTTGTAACAAACAAATACGaaatctttttttaacattttggcttcaaatattttttcagttgtGCTGTTTTTACTGGTATTTCAAGTTATTGTTCGGAATATTGGTGCTCAAGAACAATCTGGCGTATTGAATGATAGTTGTTCGTAACGTTGACTGTTATTAGTCTCGAATCGCTATTAAGAAGCATTACGTTAACGTAAaacgttttcttttaaaaaagagaAATATCAAGGAACAATTAAAACTGATAATTTCGCACAAAGCTAGGACCATTGTATgaccagaaaaaaaaccaacctgATAAGATgcacaaacataccacaaaataaacaagaatgtgtccaaagtacacggatgccccactcgcactattattttccatgttcaatggaccatgaaattggataacaaaatataattaggcattaaaattagaaagataatatcatagagaacatgtgtactaagtttcaagatgattggacttcaacttcatcaaaaactaccttgaccaaaaactttaacctgaaacatgcactgtcattttctatgttcagtggatcatgaaattggggtcaaaagtttaatttggctttacaattagaaagatcatatcataaggaacatgtgtactaagtttcaagttgattggacttcaacttcatcaaaaactacattgaccaaaaactttaacctgaagcgggacagacggacgaacagacagacagacagacagacagacagacagacgaacggacgcacagacgagaaaacataatgcccctctactatcgtaggtgtggCATACAAAAACAGAAAGCTACAGATTGGACAACAAAAACAGAATCCTTCGTTTGTGCGACCTCAAATAACTTAGGCAAATGCGTGTGTCGCCATAACAACAGCCTCACGTTAACTCCACTTAAGTTTTATATCAGAAGGCTAGAAAATGAAACCAGGTTCGTCGAACATTAACCGAGGGaaacatacattttcttttttctatttttcagtgAAACATGTCAGAGAAAATGTGTTTTCAAAACTGCTTAGAGTGTATACCTACCCGTATGAAAATTGAGAAAAGCTGCAGCTTCCCCTTCAGCTAATACAAACATATCACAGTCATCAAAATAGGCAACTGTTTCACTTCTTTGAGAAAGTTTTATTTCAAACAGTCTTGGACTGTACTTCATATGGTTTAAGGCATATGATTCACTCAGTAATGGTTCCGATGATAATTTGTACgtgttaaaacattttaaaaatatattccgcatcatctgaaaaatataaagaatataaaggTAATTATATCAGAACGGTAGACatattatcattttatatgtaTATGCAAAACATAGGGTTAAAAACAATATTGAGGGTAAGTAAGGATCTGAACGTGAAAATTTCGCTTGACAAGTACCCTTTACTTTCTCTCAATAAAACTGCTATTTGATATCAAAGAAATATTCAGACAATAATTATGTTATAGGTCTTCTAATTAGACTAACTTAAGCTAAGCTTTACAGCAAATAACTTGAAACGGGATTGCCATTTAGAAATGTCTTGAGTTTATAACAATAACTCGCCTTATGTAAGTACAGCAAAGCctgttttgaaacaaaaaatcaaataaataaatcttGTTTCTTAGATATACCACAAAACTCAATAAAGTGGACTATCAGCTTTTGCATGATTAACTATAAATTGATTGCTCTAACGACAACCTTTAATCattctgttttgctttttatgATATCTGTTGTCATGTCAATAACTTGGTAGATTGTTTCTGACAGCTTACAGCGATAGAGTCTAGGCGCCGAAATAAATACTATAATCTCAACACAAGAACTTTTCCATGATATGACAGGCACAATTTAATGATAACGTATTCAGATTGACAATTGCTTGAGAAGGAGAcaatcaaaatgtataaattgatCCCACTTATCTCTATCTGAATAGAGAACAAAAGTAGAACAGCTGGTTACACCAAACGAACAATATCATCGTGActgaaattttcataatttgtcaAAAACATTTCGGCTCAAATGCTGTCTTTTAATCTGTCCGCGTCAATATTTGTCGAAAGTAAACAAATGGAGTATAAATCTATCATAAATCAATCATATTTGAATGAACAACATATGGATTGAAGATACATAATCAACTGTGATTGTTTCTCTAttttgaactgtttcatatttcgTCATGCCTTGAATTTTGACAGCTTATTGACTATGAATTTTGTTCaggtttaattttttatttttgtttaattcattcacatcattgattttttgtgttgaatGTAGAATTGTCGACTTGGAATTCAAATAATGAAGCACTTAAGGTAtcgctctttggtcgggttgttgtctctttgacacattccgaGTTTCCCATCATTAATATTCTCATGTTAACTATCCCCTGATTTTTTTCCCACAAAGTGtcatatttatgttgttttttacCGTTCACTATCACCTTTGAACCTGACATTAATTAATTGAGTTAAAACcccataaaatatacaaatatacatgcGCATATAAAACCTAACTTGTGTATTTTATGAACTTACAGCTCTGTCTAATATAGTACGTAAAGCTTTTACAACAGGTAAATCACATTTTGCTATTGCTAAGGAAATAAATCTATGTTTGCTATTTCCgaatatttttaaactaaatccAGGCGTCCCATTTGCTTCAGGGGCGCTACCACCATATGCTGACAGGTCAAAGTTTAAATTATGAACACGTATTTCCGGTGTAGGAATTTCCCGTAAATCTGCTCTTTCAACGGCTGCAACAGTTCCGAATGCACCACACGAGTATTGCTCACTAAAGTCATTTAATCCCAGAATTCTTTGCGCCTGGCCATTTCGTCCATCTGATGTTATAACTAGACATCTTCCTTGTATACCTTCTATATCCTTCAATGTCTCTCGACAGAACTGCAATTAAAAAAGCAAACATAATTCTAACCTCTATTTGAATACCATTTCATGAATATAAAGCATTTAAGAGATAAAATACAATTGATGTTTTGTAAAAGGTAATATTCTTATTTCCAAAAAGATAAAGCAGCCCAATTTACTTTGGTTCAATGTTGATACACAATTTTTCGACATGATAACAAACCATTTTACCACCAGATTTGAAACTTTAAAGATCTTGTTTCATAATTCTATCGATCTTTAAAAAGTCAATTAATGTTAAAATAGTATTGAGCAAAATCAAACACACACATACACTCAAAGATAAGACCTACGATCTAAACGAACAATTACAGTGTGATGCAATTTTTACCTTGCCTTCAATGTGTCTACACAATTTCAAAATGTTTCCGTTTTTAGACATTGTTGCATCAGTTTATAAATATTAGATAAAGGAATCAAAAATGAAAGTCTGAAGGTTTGCGCAACGATACTCATACAAGATGGTAAAACAAAGAGGATGTTGTAAAATGAAAATCGTAATAATCAGACCAAGGAACAAAGATATATCCAAACAGCGTATATAACACTTTTAAAAACCTTGTGTGCAATACGATGACATTGGATTTTTTTCCCGCTTTGCAAGCGAAATTTGAGGGTCATATTTTTACTACAAGCGAAGTATACATAATGAAAATTTAACACACAAAGATCGATTTGAACAAATCCGTACCAATCAATTTTACTGATTCTACATGACAACGCATTGCAAAAGTTCATAAGTATGAATTATAGGGGGTTTCTAAAATCGCTatgaaaaagatatttataatggCTTTTATGACAGCAATCTGTTTTGTTCACAGATTCTAAACATCTAATGACTTGTGATTATATTTTCTATCATGTCAACCGTAAGGCTTTAGTCTGAGAAATTCATTAAAATAGGCATGAAATGACATAATGAATAAAAGCTCTGTTATTACTCGATGAAAATTATGACTTTGTGAAGACGTGTTAAATTAGAACTATAGAAAATAAAGTTCAAAAAGGAGAAATGCCAAGCCAAACCATGGACTTATATTTCCTTCAAAAAAGCTAAATATggctttaaattaaaataaaaatgttcttcataatcattttcataacatgTGGACGGGACCATTTCTTTACGCGCTCAGATTATCAATTGACTGGGTCAGATTAGCTATATAGGTGCATGCTGACTTGTCGAATCGTACTTGTTATAGACACTTTAAATTATGGTGTCGCCAAAGGTTCTAAACGGATCGATAAATCAAACAATACGAATAACTAGCAGAAGACAAAACCTTGTGTGttgatttaaatgttgaatacttatacatttttgttcattttacatACTTGCAAGAACTCTACCTTTTTATTCCATT includes:
- the LOC139522980 gene encoding uncharacterized protein isoform X2, whose product is MQRFGLSNDNLLFSEYFFEMDEFETQVSLFITIAILAAFAGSKAIYDRYRKSFTKIKVVVVGAGPIGLTSAIIALRSTKVSKITIFEEKERNELIYTSYQISFDDQSIQFLKSLGVDFDNIEGCWKGDYFQTNAGVYMQYILEKLKLSSNKTACDIHFKTRFCRETLKDIEGIQGRCLVITSDGRNGQAQRILGLNDFSEQYSCGAFGTVAAVERADLREIPTPEIRVHNLNFDLSAYGGSAPEANGTPGFSLKIFGNSKHRFISLAIAKCDLPVVKALRTILDRAMMRNIFLKCFNTYKLSSEPLLSESYALNHMKYSPRLFEIKLSQRSETVAYFDDCDMFVLAEGEAAAFLNFHTGLDINPAIRGLTSLGRFIEMITVADTEHAVSNALMYKMKHSEQLFRDFVKNGIREYMLT
- the LOC139522980 gene encoding uncharacterized protein isoform X1, producing MNDLILIVLIIELLFIDVSSVECSYKVKFYTANFTIGGIMSCIPSKSDSNPLAHQIQNNVLTTLLVVIVFTAIKSYYDKIRRQKARVAVFVIGTGPVGVTAALAAVQTKRVTQLVFYEQEERNQVYDRNYQICFDRRSTNILKKLHVDFDNIEGIWDDQCFYTRVGNYIEYIFSAIKRSNTETKIYFNKKFCRETLKDIEGIQGRCLVITSDGRNGQAQRILGLNDFSEQYSCGAFGTVAAVERADLREIPTPEIRVHNLNFDLSAYGGSAPEANGTPGFSLKIFGNSKHRFISLAIAKCDLPVVKALRTILDRAMMRNIFLKCFNTYKLSSEPLLSESYALNHMKYSPRLFEIKLSQRSETVAYFDDCDMFVLAEGEAAAFLNFHTGLDINPAIRGLTSLGRFIEMITVADTEHAVSNALMYKMKHSEQLFRDFVKNGIREYMLT